Part of the Nicotiana sylvestris chromosome 5, ASM39365v2, whole genome shotgun sequence genome is shown below.
aaatggtatGATATATACAGAGGCGGCCCGACaaattttgtggcctaaagccaaactttatgaggggccttaactttttaatttttttaattatttatttgaagtctatttttttttagcttttcttagatGCAAAGTTATTAATAgttttcttataatcaataactcctaataaatatttctcaattgacaatatagcTTATCAATTTAACCTTTCTTGTGAAATTGTTATTtttaggtaagattttatcaattttaattttgaaaacttctttccgctgaaccaacggtaacatgagttatgaacattattccataagcaatataggcatttgaaaaaaaaatctttttatttgattaagtgtatcaattaaactgttatcttctaattgtactatttttcttaatacttttaattcagaaaataaatctaaaccattAATATCGAATTGATTACTATGCTTTAAGtaacattcaagattaaggcaatattttttcaaatttccaacatttagtgatcttagtttttactgccaaatagaaaaccaaaaatattttcatatacttcgaattgttcaaaatctattttgaagtgaaaaaatagccttgtctattatgtataaaagtaatcaactctaaaggactcttcgaaagattttgagatttcattattaacattcgcatcaaattgttacttctTATATATAACACGTTTCTTATGTAATTCAggttcgatattcatttcaagtacaatttccttggtagaaatcatagcagttgcaaattcttcttctctatatttgttaaataaagaaatcaaaccttttcactttacaaaactcttttttaaacttatacataGTCTATTAGGTGTCACAAAAAATGGGGTCTCCCACAAATGTGGGGCCTAAAGCAATTGCTTTACTTGTTTTATGAAAAGGCCGTCCAtggatatatatatttatttgaaaTCTATTCTTCTAATTTTTTGAGATGCATAGTtgttaataattttcttataatcgaTTTCTTTCAGCAATCTCTTTTCAATTGATAATATAACCAATATTTAGTCTTTTCTAAGACACTATTGATCTTAGATAAactttattaattttaatttttttttcactgAGGCAACTATTATAGGAACTGTCaatattattctataagcaaGTGAAAAAAAATTAAGTTTTTTTTTATCTTCTACTTGTAGTATTTTCCTTGTCAATTCAATTGCAATTCACACGTTAGAAAACTATTCATACTGCCCATTTTTAAGTAAGTCAaacaattattttatttaaatatctaaaaaaaagttctttccttttatatccctattttttttttatagtaAACGCTTGTATAATTAATCTCTTGCCCTCGATTTATCCGCAATGATTTAACTTATATACAGTCTAAATAAATTTTATACTAGTAATGAAGTTAAAATCAAAGTTGTTCTTCGAAAAATGACTTTAGCCTAAAAGCGAGGAAAGTCATTTTTTCATTTTAATATGGTAACTAAATATTAGAATAACTTACtcgaaaaatatttattttattgtaAAAAAATGACACCAAATAGTTATTCTAGAGTACTTCTatttaggaattatccaatggaTCCTGAATTTCAGTTTTTCAGGACTTTGTGTCctgaaattaaaattttaattcaaattttcaaaatataAGTATTggctaattcctaaatagcagCTCTAAAATGGTTATTTGTGTACTTTCTCCTATTTTAGTGAAACAAAAGGAACGGGCCTTTCTAAGTGGGCTGCACTATGATAACGTTCGTCCTATTATGAGAtggaattaacccaaataactgCTCACCCTACTACTTAAACTATAAATAGCCGAtgaatgtataatatatgtataatttatatGTTACAtgtgtataattgtgtataatcaatatataatctatgtatatggctagaaaaagTAAAGAATTAATATAgctggctatttgtgtaaagatcccttCATTAAAGTTATAGCCCATTGTTGAATcccaaaaagacaaaaaagaaagCCACGTCATATATCCTCGTAACACAATGTAAGTAAGATTCTTAACCGTTGGATTTTGTTCCAATCCATAATCTTCAACCGCTCATTTAGTATACTTTGTTTTTTTTCTGGTTCAGATATTCTCTCTTTAGTTCTTTGATTCCTAGTTTTTGAGTAGCAACTTTTGAAGCTGACACTCTTCTTTCTTTGTAGggacatctctctctctctctttctctctttttcactGTGTGTTTGTGTGTGCCATGGCAACTGAAAGCTTCAACAAACCTCCATCATACCCTGAGGTAAACCAAGCTTTCAACTTTCCCTTTttgcttttttcattttttttttgcatcTCATTTTTTAACATTTTTAGATCAGAATTATACCCCTAAAGTCTTATATTTTCAAACAAAcacaaaaaaaatgatttttttaccCATATTTCAGTGATTTTTTTCTTAATTCTTGATGAAAGATGTAATCTTTAAAGTTACATGCAAGAACCCTTTAACCCTCATTGTAatataaacaagaaaaaaaaattctagcCTTTTGCCTTTGTTATGGGTAATTCACTTAATATTTCTCTAATTCTTCAGGACTTAGTGCTTGTAAAGTTTGAGTTTTTGCAATTGTTGCTCAATTCCCTAGAATTTTTttgtaaaagaagaaaaaatcagcAGTTTAAAGTTACTATTTTTACTGTTTTAATGGCTCCCACATGAACATATATGATATCAGGAATGCTTTTTTTAACAGATCTGCATGTTTGtttcttgaaaaagaaaaaaacacaagaatttcaaaaataaagaTTTGGGTTTTGTTTTAACAGATGATATATGAAGCCATTGAAGCACTAAATCAAGAAGGGGGTtcaaacaagtcatcaatatCTACTTACATTGAATCAAAATATGGAGATCTGGGTAAAGATCATTCAGAGTTTCTAACTTTACATTTGGACAACATGAAGCAAACTGGAGAGCTCATTTTCCTTAAGAACAATTACATTAAACCTGGTTCAGATGTTCCTCAGAAAAGGGGTAGAGGCAGACCACCAAAGCCAAAAGTTCCTTTACCACCTGGTGCAGAATCTGCAGAAATTGCATCACCAAGGCCAAGAGGAAGGCCAAGAAAAGATCCCAATGCACCACCTACTTCAAAGAAGCCAAAGCCAACACCTGCAGCCCCAAATTCCACAGGGAGGCCTAGGGGTAGGCCTAGGAAAGTTAGGCCACAGCCTGCacaagatgatgatgatgttgaggaAAGCTGAAAAATAAATTGTAGGCTTATTGTTGGACTAGATCTGTTGATGGTGATGACTCTAGTTATGACTTAGttgtcttatttttctttttgtttaggTATTAGTATTCGCTTTTGTCAGACTTGTTGTCGTGTGACCAGGGGTTAGGGATTCAAAGCGGTACAAGTAGTCTCTTGTAGAAATGTAATGTAAGACCGTGACCAGTAGACTGATGTGGTTTGGCTCTTTCTCGAATCCTGTCAAATCCTGTTTGCTATCAGTAGACTGATGTGGTCCGACTCTTTCTCAAATCTTGCGTGTAGTGGTAGCTTAGTGTTGCAGCCCTTTTATTAGTATGATCTCCTCTTGGTTAATGCCTCACATGTAGTGGATTATTACTTTCTGTAGTTCTAGTAGGATTGTGTATGTGTTTAGCTCTTTGTTCAAGATTCACTGTAGAGAGATCTGTAATCCTTGTTACTATGTGTAATTGCTGCACTTTTCACTCTGTTATCTATATGTTAAAATTAGAATGCATCTTTTTGAAACTGTCCTTTTACCATTGAAGTATCTTAGTTTTGAGTTCTAACTTGTCCCAAAGGTATGATTGATTACAAGATTAGCATGAGCCATATACTTTTGTTGGGCAAATTCATCATGACTCGTGCTTTTGTGTTGTAGTATTAGGTTATTTGATGAATTAGTAGAAGTTGAATTATTGGATGCCACCATACTTTTTAAAAAAGACTTTTGAGTcttataattaaatatttttcaaactttttgaaGTTTGATTGTTTGGGCTGAGGCGTAGTTATTGAGAATATAGTACACTGGTGATTTGGAGTTAGTTATTGATGGTAACTGCTAAAGTGAGTTTCTAATGGAGCTCAAGtgggaaaaaaataaaagaatattatTGGATAAGAGGATAATGAGATGAAGACATTGTAGTGGATTAAAAGGTCATGAATTAACAGGTTTTGTTGGACAAGAGACATAATGTGTAAGAACTAGATTGTCTCTATATGGAGACATTATCTCTTATCCATATAAAAATTGTTACTATAATCATGTCTTTATCTAAGGCAGTTAAGGTCCCACTTAAGGTTGGAATCCTGATCTATTAGGACAAGTCCTTTGATGCCTCCTAGTGGGAGCAGCAGATTGTTGGAATCTTCTTATGCGTGTTTGTATATGAGTTAAAGGGTCAAAACTTCTTGGTGGTGGAAGCTGTGATTGGATGCAATGAAGAATATTTGAGAGTGTCACTCAGAAGAAGCGAATCTAGAATTTGTAAGTTCGTGTTTGCAGAGTTTATATATTGAATGTATGAATAAAGTATCAtattgaaagttgataaaaaagaagaaagctataTATAAGGTAGGGATACTTTGCGGAATTTTAGAAAAAATTAGTTTGGCTCAAAACGAATAGTATTATATCACACTAAGTGGGGCCAATGACACAAATAACATTGAAAGAAGCTGGTCTTGAACTTTTGACATTTGAGGCAGATCACTTGATCAACGTCCAAAACTTTTAACTTTTGACCTTAAGTTTGTCTATTGATCAACTGATCGCCCCATCGCCAAAAGTTAAAAACCACCGTTTATGGTGTTCTATTTCTGCCATTTTCTGCACTAAGTGAAGAGTGTCTTTGAATTAGCTTAGTCCATTCTGTTTCTTGGTTAATGACCTACTTTATCAAGTATAGTTTGAAATCAGTAGCAAAAGTAGACATTCAACAGAAATATGAAATCAATAAATTTTGACAAGGGGGTAAAGTTGGGAAATTGGCACATGTCAAGAATCAGGACCACCCCTAGTTTAATGCTCATCTTTTCAACAGAAACTGCAGTAGGATGCTGTGACAACATAATGGTCCATCATTATGGTCTTGTCTTAGTACAGCTGTAGAATCTTGCCAAAGTTGTGCTTTATGTTGACATACAAGGACCAGAGAGTAGCACCATTGTTTGGATATTGCCATTCACttgttcaattttttttttttttgatataaCTATCTGGTATTACATACACATTAATCCGATTAATCCATATTCAATATCATAGAGGGTCCGAATGAATACTTTCCTACCTTCCTAAATGAACAATTCAACGGCCAAGAGGTTGCAATTCAAACAGTAGTGTCATTTGCTTTTAATAACAATTCAACGGCCAAGAGGTTGCAATTCAAACAGTAGTGTCATTTGCTTTAGTGCACTGTGCTGCCTTTTTATTAGGGAAAAATTCAagaatagtcagatttacaaatggtcgttcaaaaatagtccggtttcaaaagtaatcgaaatttagccactttcatgtaaagataaatggGAACGAAAAAACTGTTTAAAATCCGGAAAAatgctccagcataatatactggagttccagtataatataccagtccggcataatatactggagtttggagcaccggtgctccagttttcagtatattatactggagctagcaaagtataccggtccagcataatatgctggaagttcatacacaggtgcaccgaactccaatatattatgttggaccggtctctattgcagcaaaatagtggctatttttcattgacttggtaaacgctggctatttttgaatgaccagtctgaaaactggctagaccgtgctatttgaATGCCAAAGCTAgtttttcaaggtgagggtaccttgtttcggtatcgattaaggttttgctgatatagtaaatcggagattgcgtaccttcgtTTTTGCGGACCAAGACTGCGCTTACCGCAACTTCAGAGACCGCTAGATACACAAGTAGACATTCACCTATGTCTGCCTTGACGAGTAGGGGTGGCGAAGATAGATACGCTTTCAGTTTTCTCAAGGCGTCGACGCATTCTGCATTCCATTGCAGTCTGTGGTCTTTCCTTAGCGCATTGTAGAATTTATGGCATCTATCCGATAATCGTGAAATGAACCTCGACAGGGCGACTATTCATCCTGTTAATTTTTGCACCTGCTTTTTGCTGGCCAGTACCTACGGTATTCCATCGATGGCTCTAATCTGGTCCGGGTTGACCTCGATACCCCTTTATGACACTagaaaaccaaggaactttcctgaAGTTATGTCGAAGACGTATTTTTCGGGATTCAGCTTCATCCCGTATTGCCTCAATATCTCGAAGACCTCCTTCAGATGGCCGATGTGATCCTCTTTCTTTGTCGATTTTActagcatgtcgtcgatgtaaacctccatggtcttactgagttgttctttgaacatcttggtgactaaCCTTTGATATGTCGCCCCCGCATTCTTGAGTCTGAACGGCATTACCTTGTATCAGTACGTTCCTCGGTGACtgatgaaagtggtcttttcttgatcttcttcagccattagaatttggttgtaacTGGAATAGGTGTCCAAAAAGCTCAGTTATTCGTGCCCCGCTGTTGCGTCGATGAGCTGATCGATGTGCGGTAATGGAAAGGAATCTTTCGTGCATGCTTTGTTCAAGTCGGTGAAGTCTAACACACATCCGCCATTTCCCGttcttcttttttaccatgaccacattggcgacccattgggggtatttcgaCTCTCTAATGGAACCATTGGCGAGTAATTTATCAACCTCCTCGCTGACCGCCTCATTGATGgtggcattgaactttctcctcatttgcCATATCGGCGGGTAAAGAGGATCAACGTTCAGCATGTGTGTGGCGATATCCCTTGGGATTCCTGGCATATTTGAGTGAGAAAATGCAAATAAATCGGCGTTGTTAGTTAAGAACTCACGATATTTACCTGGTTCCGAGAGGTTGTGTCCGACATAAGCCTTTTTCCTGCTATCGGTATTGTCTAGTTGAATGGGATCAAGATCTTCTACTGTTGCTTTGCAAGCTTCTTTGACGTCCGGGTCTTTGATGGCTTTTACTTGTGCGTCGGGTTTGGTTCCCGACATGACTGATTGTTATGCCTCCGCACTTTCCCCTTTTAGTTGTTTGAtgtgtgtgcaatcttgggctatccggtagcattcttgggcggtgcgtggctcgcctcggatgctgaatatctcccatggggtgggaaatttgattacttgatagaaactCGACGGGACGGCgcgcatggcgtgtatccatggtcgtcctatgaTGGCATTGTAGGTTGTTTCTTGGTTCATGACGTGGAATGACGTTTCCAGGGTGACTCCTCATGCCAGGACGGGCAGCACTATTTCCCCAGAGGTTCGTTCCACTGCGttattaaaacccgttagtgttatacaatgcggtattattttatcctcgagaCTCATCTGCATGAGAACTCGTGGGTGAACAATACACACGTCGCTTTCGTCATACATCgttattctttttacatcggtatctgcgatgcgtaaagttataaccaaagcatcatagtgagggacaGACAAAACGTCGGTATCCGACTTATCAAAAATGATACTGTCTTTGAGGTCGTCATACCGTTTGTGGGCAACCGTCCGTTTGAAtttatgtgtggtggtgaatttcacatggttgattatcGTGTCGTTGCTGCCGCCAATGATTATTTGTATAGTACGAGCTGGTGatggtggttttggaggtccttgaggttgatCGCGTCCACGAGTGAAGTTGGCCCTTCCTTGGTTGCTcagcagttctttcaggtatccTTGGTTTTAACATTCTTACCACTTCTTGTAGCAGACCTATGCAGTCTTCGGTATTGTTTCCTCTTtcctggtggaattcacataGAACGTTCGATCTCTTGGTGCTCGGATCCGACTTTATCTTTTGCGGCCACTGCACCTTCGTGCCGAGCTTTTCCAGTGCGTACACAATTTCTGAAGGAAaaacacaaaagttatgagcagataacagtggaggcatacctctttcgtttcgaGGGGGGGGGATGTGTCGAGGCGCGACGTCTGCATGTTGTGGAGGAGGGGGATTGGGTGTTCGGATATAGGGCTGGTGCCTTTCTCGGTTGAAACATGGTAGTTAATCCCTTCGACCGTCATTGCGGCGATCTCTCCTTGTCTCGGTTTGGACTGATGTTAATCGCTGGAGCGGACCGTTCAGGTCATCCTCATCTACTCTCACTTCGGCGCAATAGGCATTATGGATCTCTTCCCATGTAGTaggggtacttcatgagtctacttGGACCCGTTTCTATTCAGCCCATTTTGAAAGGCTGCTATTGCCATCCCTTCTGACACGTTCGGTAGGCTCATCCTTACCCTGTTGAATCGGGCTAGGAAATCCCGAAGTCCCTCGCCCGTGGTTTGCCTGACGGCGAAGATATCGTTGACCCTAGCCTCTGCCTTTTTCGCCCCCGCGTGAGCGGTGGCGAACTTATCTGCCATCTCTTCGAACGTTGATATCGATCGCGCTGGTAGTTAGGAATACCATGTCAATGCTCCCCTTGTCAGAGTTTCGCCGAACTTTTTCAGCAGTACAGACGACACCTGTTCCTTTGATAGATCGTTACCTTTTACTGCGGTAACGTAATGGATTAAGTGATCCTCCGGGTCCGTAGTGCcatcatatatttttaaatatggcggcattttgaaggtcttcgGAATAGTGGGGAGCTGCCCCTTCGCTATATGGTTGTTCGACGAATCAGCCTACATCGCGTTTTGGTAACAACTTTGGAGCGCCTGGTATTTTATCAACCCTTTCCTGATGTTCCTTCATCTGGTCGCGGAGTGTTTTGTTCTCgttttccatctcttccattttctttaagatggtcGTAAGTGCATTGTTGCATGCATCAACAACAGTACGGGTGTTACCTGTTCGTTTAGTGTCTGGCTCATCGGCAACAACTGCGGTTTCTGCAGGTAATATGTCTTCGATATCTCTCTGAACGGGTTTCTCGAGCATGCTGCTCAAGGTGTTTGTCAACCATTCTTCTAATAGCCTTTTCACGGCCGGTGGCGCTTCTCCTGCTGCGGATGTTGAGGTTTTCCTCTCGCGCAAGATCGTTAGATCCTCGTGCGAGGGAGGTGAGATCTCTCCCTCAGGTGTAACACTTGGTGTTGCATTTTTGTTGTCTTCTCCACTGGCTTCGTTGAGGGAATTCAGGAGGTTGTTTGTGACACCTACTATTGCCTTTAGCCTTGTTTCTCCCTTTCCCGCCATTGTTAGCCTTTATGAAGCTAAAGAAAAGTGATTATTTCTTTCAAGAATCTAGATGAAAACTACGatttcagctatagaaatccccacagacggcgccaaattgtttgactcaaaagatatcgaaacttttttgaacaaatcaatcaaaattgaagggttaaatcttagctaagtataataatctctagattGGAAGATAGGTAAGGAGAAGATGGGTAATAAGATTTCTTTATAGATCTGAATCAATAAAATCCTTTCAAGAACACTTCTCATTCATAAGTAGAATAATAGCCGATATTCTGAATCCCCCCTTACAAAGTTATGGTTCGCTATATATATAGGGAGTGAGTCTCCTCTAAGCTGTAAAAGATagattataaggaatattcgAAGGAATATTCTTAGTATCCCCTAACGGGCCTATATATTACAAGAGTCGTACAATCTCTTATTTGTCTCAAGGTCGTCCTCTGCAAGGCGTCAGGTTATGGGGAACTCGTCGTTTCGTCGTACTCGTCGATGGTCATGGGtgttcaaatttggacccatacaatgACAAACTGAGGGAATGGCATCAGAATGCTAAATGAACATTTATGAATTCATGAACATAATTACACGACGCAAAACTATTGCACAAAAGAATTTGCAACTGTACTTTTGATGGGGCTTCAGATTGTACATTGTGGTGGTTGATATACAAAAAAGAAGATATTGTACAGGGGGGTATGGATAATAAAGAATTATGACGATTTCATACATAGCCATcataaaaaagaagagagaaaaagcaCCTTGGAACAGAGTTGTTAATCGGGACCAGTTGCATCTCTCTTTAATCGTAATTTCCCACTTTCATCTCTATTGAAAAGCTTCTCAACTACTTCATCCCAGTTAGTTCTTGCATCACTGCACTGCGCTTTGTTTGTCATTGCATCTTCCTCCTGTTTCTGAGATGACTCCTCAGTTATACTCTCCGCGGATTCCTCTTCATCTGCGTCCACAGCGTGTGGTATGTTTAAACTGACAGCTCTTTCGAGTGCATCCTTGTGTTCTTTTTCTAATGTCTTCAGCCTTTCAATTTTCTGCACTTTGGGGGGAGTCGTAGTGG
Proteins encoded:
- the LOC104214266 gene encoding HMG-Y-related protein A-like, with protein sequence MATESFNKPPSYPEMIYEAIEALNQEGGSNKSSISTYIESKYGDLGKDHSEFLTLHLDNMKQTGELIFLKNNYIKPGSDVPQKRGRGRPPKPKVPLPPGAESAEIASPRPRGRPRKDPNAPPTSKKPKPTPAAPNSTGRPRGRPRKVRPQPAQDDDDVEES